GCTTCAGACTACACTGATAGCCCATCCTAACCTTTCCGAGCGTTTTGTAGAATATACAGCCGGCTTTTATCAGGTGCTTCAAGCTATGTACATGATGCAGGCTAAATTTGCATACAAAGGTCAATTGCCTCTTTCCTATATGGAATATGTGGGAAATGAACTGTGGAAATCTTTCCCTCAACCCGTTACCCTGTACAGTCTCTTTTCCACTTTCTCCAGAGATTATATAGACCAATTGACGAGTGGAAGAGCCAACAATAATTCTTTGAAAAGTGTTCTCTTACGATTGGATAGGAAAAAAGTCATCTCGCTCAAAGAGGATGACCGGAATCTGCTGAACCAATACGAAAAAAGTACCTCCGAACTTAGGGGGAATATTCAGAAGGCAAAAGATAATGAGGAGCGTCAAGGCTTGGTAAAGGCATTTAATGAAGGTAAACTTGTCTCCGATATAGGAAAACTTGCCGGAAAGTACATGTCGTTCATCGTGAAGGAGGTGAGCTTGGCTACGCAAGAGCAACTGACTTCCGTTTGTGATTCCATTGGTTGCAATCCATCACTGCGCTCCATTCTGCTGGCGCGTCATTTCACCAGAAGCATCGATCGGTCTCGCCAACCGTTAGATTCCGTCTCATTGGCTTTTGTTGAAAAGGAGATTCAATTGCCTGCGGCTCTCCATTCTGTAAATAATCTCAACGACAAATACTTGTCTCTTCAGAAAGGAGACCTCGAAGGAGCGGCAAGTTTACGTCCTTCATCGGATGTGGAGGGAATGAGCGATGGGGAAAAGATTCTCCGCAAGATATTAGAGCCATATCAGGGGCGACTGGTCTATCTGGATGTGTGGGGCACTTGGTGCAGTCCTTGTAAGAAGGCTCTCTCTGAATCACACGTTCTGAAAGAGGCATTAAAGGATTTTGATATCGTATATCTTTATCTGGCCAACAGGAGCGATGATAAGTCCTGGAAGAATGTCATTAAGGAATACCAACTGACCGGTGACCATTGCATTCACTATAATCTGCCTGCCGACCAGCAGTCGGCCATTGAGCATTACCTGAACATTCACAGTTTCCCTACCTATAAGCTGATTGACAAGAAAGGAAACATTCATGATTTGGACTGGCGTCATGCCGATAATATGAACCGTTTCAAGCAGCAAGTGGAACAGCTCAGTAAGTGAAAGCGAAAATAATTTCTGTAAGGTTCCATTCGGAACATGATTTTGCAATTGATATAATTTATTGAAGTATTCTAAGTGTAGAATCAAAGAGGGATAGAAACAAAAAAAGAATCGCAATTGCGATTCTTTTTTCTTAGTTGCGGAGGCCTGACTCGAACAGACGACCTTTGGGTTATGAGCCCAACGAGCTACCAACTGCTCCACTCCGCGATGTTTTGTGAGTGCAAAGGTACGGCTTTCTTTTTGATATGCAAATAAAAGCCGTAATATTTTTTGTTATAAATATGTATTTATTGGCAATGTGTTGATATGTAGAGTAATAGTGAAAATATTTTTTCTTTCTTCTTTTTCTGAAATTGTTAATAAAATATGTGTTTTCTTGTAAGATATGCGGAAAAGTTTTACTTTTGCTCAAATTATTAAGCAATGTGCAATTAATCTATGACCGTATCGAAGACAAAAGCTAAATTAGTGGATGTTGCCCGTCAGCTTTTTGCGAAGATGGGTGTCGAAAATACCACGATGAATGATATCGCTCTCGCTTCAAAAAAAGGTAGAAGGACTCTTTATACCTATTTCAAAAGCAAGGATGACATCTATTTGGCTGTAGTCGAGTCCGAACTGGATATTCTCTCAGATATGATGAAACGTGTGGCTGAAAAGAATATTCAGCCGGATGAGAAATTGATGGAAATGATTTACACCCATTTGGACGCCGTGAAGGAGGTTGTTTTTCGTAATGGCACTCTTCGTGCCAACTTTTTCCGTGACATCTGGAGAGTAGAGAAAGTGCGCAAACGTTTTGACTCCAAAGAAATTCAGTTGTTCAGAGAGGTGTTGCACGAAGGGGTGGAGAAAGAAGTTTTCCGGATAGATGATTTGGATATGACTGCCGCGATAGTGCATTATTGTGTCAAAGGTATAGAGACGCCTTATATCCGCGGGCATGTAGGGGCATATTTGGATGATGAGACACGCGATAATTATGTGACCCGGCTGGTGTTAGGGGCATTGGGCGCATTACAAAAAAAATAAAATAACATTAATCAATAACTTAAAGACAATATGGGATTATTAGATGGAAAAACAGCCATTGTAACCGGAGCCGCACGTGGCATTGGTAAGGCTATTGCTT
Above is a window of Bacteroides helcogenes P 36-108 DNA encoding:
- a CDS encoding TetR/AcrR family transcriptional regulator gives rise to the protein MTVSKTKAKLVDVARQLFAKMGVENTTMNDIALASKKGRRTLYTYFKSKDDIYLAVVESELDILSDMMKRVAEKNIQPDEKLMEMIYTHLDAVKEVVFRNGTLRANFFRDIWRVEKVRKRFDSKEIQLFREVLHEGVEKEVFRIDDLDMTAAIVHYCVKGIETPYIRGHVGAYLDDETRDNYVTRLVLGALGALQKK